A portion of the Toxoplasma gondii ME49 chromosome VIIb, whole genome shotgun sequence genome contains these proteins:
- a CDS encoding zinc finger (CCCH type) motif-containing protein (encoded by transcript TGME49_256820): MRMAFWPPRLGSATARQPSSLGAFLASRSSASARELGAEPPRSAREARRAADARRASLAATTKRSRSLWNSWRRVAGVCEREKTFRRDEADASNADGDAAVPGLESSVGGDDEEAATEEEKRDKFGEEEEDGEGEEEEGEEEEEGEEEEGEEEDGEGEEEEGEEEEGEEDREEVGDEMGDIAGTKGGSEDAARCGAIVDERKGNQCEREQVWTQERTFLDCMHMQEINARAKWLAAHPPLPEGCGDAKSARGRRLHFGGRTFDRPGNEGFSSEKEASSAYLDGLRNRPRALLAFVVPPPARRESRKVDLSRDAPYGEEENGVEDEGEKKVESSPSLSTMYREGARGGHNPRGRRGGGPPQPWDRYDDGYGSRPLGQRGLPDGDQHPPPPPPPARSFYAASANPSTRRGNANFAQASFSASRRVVGLDHDDFHRNQRNFSSAFPGDGSSGRTPPHGGSRRNGVPFASRPGHYADGDFARHPRRGRGRSDWGRRGAGARFCDPDGRRGENDASESSMQEAPDAPLPPSAYCRNFAFSGQCKFGVRCRYSHSLQCVGWALEAHAEQPITCSAVNSATADGVPEVFTGGKDRFVRRWAVVVAQAGNPTASPGASGDEASLWLEFECRQEVAVDSEPTTMFFTEGVLFVGLQNGLVLALMPSGELKQLRRHGSAVHALVAIDAVLVSAEWEGRICVWKFENNDFVIAKELDVPGKLTCLKDLCVARPLGDSATAPTPGDTERRFLWAGGTGLTIIDLASMNVVCSLDISDSACARGRERRPMPLALSLVAYENSMLVGFSSGVVKAYSASGQEQFRYDKSAYLSTMAGVMSPDGPLLLFGGPRGAFHALTLPQFEETGQLSAHEEGDVKSILFLSSEFFVTCGEDSVICVWRWAKPQTASSAPS; the protein is encoded by the exons ATGCGAATGGCCTTCTGGCCTCCCCGGCTCGGCTCCGCGACCGCGCGCcagccttcgtctctcggagccttcctcgcttcgcgGTCCTCGGCCTCTGCGCGCGAACTTGGTGCCGAGCCTCCTCGCAGCGcccgagaggcgagacgcgcaGCAGACGCGCGCAGAGCGTCGCTCGCCGCCACGACCAAGAGGAGCCGCTCACTCTGGAACAGCTGGAGGCGCGTCGCCGGTGTGTGCGAGCGCGAAAAGACGTTCAGGCGCGACGAAGCCGACGCGAGCAACGCAGACGGCGACGCTGCAGTCCCAGGACTGGAATCGAGCgtcggaggagacgacgaagaagcggcgacagaagaagaaaaaagagacaagtttggcgaagaagaagaggacggagaaggcgaagaagaggaaggagaagaagaggaagaaggagaagaagaggaaggagaagaagaggacggagaaggcgaagaagaggaaggagaagaagaggaaggagaagaagacagagaggaagtaGGAGACGAAATGGGAGACATCGCCGGAACGAAGGGCGGCTCTGAAGACGCGGCGCGTTGTGGCGCCATCGTGgatgagagaaaaggaaaccaatgcgagagagagcaagtCTGGACCCAAGAAAGGACATTCTtggactgcatgcatatgcaaGAAATCAACGCGAGAGCTAAGTGGCTGGCGGCTCACCCGCCTCTGCCAGAAGGATGCGGAGACGCGAAGTCGGCGCGCGGCAGGCGCCTGCATTTCGGGGGACGAACATTTGACAGGCC CGGCAACGAAGGATTTTCctcagagaaggaagcttcttctgcgtATCTGGACGGCCTCCGAAAC AGGCCTCGCGCTCTCCTGGCCTTCGTGGTACCGCCACCCGCTAGgcgagagtcgagaaaagTCGACCTGTCGAGAGACGCGCCGtatggagaagaggaaaatggagtagaagacgaaggagaaaagaaagtcgAAAGTTCACCATCGCTCAGCACAATGTACAGAGAAGGCGCCAGAGGCGGGCACAATCCACGAGGTCGCAGAGGTGGCGGCCCTCCTCAGCCCTGGGATCGCTACGACGACG GCTACGGCTCGAGGCCGCTTGGCCAGCGAGGCCTGCCCGACGGGGATCAGCATCccccgccgcctccaccaCCTGCGCGCAGCTTCTACGCCGCCTCTGCGAATCCGTCGACTCGACGAGGCAACGCGAACTTCGCCCAAGCGTCCTTCTCGGCGTCGAGACGCGTCGTCGGCCTCGATCACGACGACTTCCACCGCAATCAACGCAACTTCTCCAGCGCCTTCCCCGGCGACGGCTCGAGTGGACGGACGCCCCCGCATGGCGGCTCGCGGCGGAACGGCGTTCCCTTTGCCTCGCGCCCAGGACACTACGCGGACGGCGACTTTGCGCGGCATCCCCGGCGCGGCCGCGGGAGGTCGGACTGGGGTCGCCGAGGAGCAGGCGCCAGATTCTGCGACCCAGACGGCAGGCGAGGCGA AAACGACGCCAGCGAAAGCTCGATGCAAGAGGCGCCGGACGCccctctgccgccttctgcGTATTGCCGCAACTTCGCCTTCTCAG GTCAGTGCAAATTCGGAGTCCGGTGTCGCTACTCCCACAGCCTGCAGTGCGTCGGCTGGGCGctggaggcgcatgcagagcagcCCATCACCTGCTCGGCGGTGAACTCCGCGACGGCCGACGGAGTGCCAGAAGTTTTCACCGGAGGCAAAGATCGCTTTGTCAGG AGGTGGGCAGTAGTAGTGGCGCAGGCGGGGAATCCGACGGCGTCGCCCGGGGCGTCTGGCGACGAAGCGTCTCTCTGGCTGGAGTTCGAGTGCCGGCAAGAAGTCGCCGTGGACAGCGAGCCGACGACGATGTTCTTCACCGAAGGCGTACTCTTCGTCGGCCTCCAAAATGGTCTCGTCCTTGCCCTGATGCCGTCTGGAGAACTGAAGCAGTTGAGG CGCCACGGGTCAgcggtgcatgcgttggtGGCGATCGACGCGGTCCTGGTTTCTGCGGAGTGGGAGGGCCGAATTTGTGTCTGGAAATTCGAAAACAACGACTTCGTTATCGCCAAGGAATTGGACGTTCCTGGAAAACTCACATGTCTGAAGGACCTCTGCGTCGCAAGGCCCCTCGGAGACTCTGCCACTGCGCCCACCCCCGGAGACACGGAGCgaag GTTCCTCTGGGCTGGCGGTACAGGCTTGACCATCATCGATTTGGCGTCGATGAACGTCGTTTGCTCCCTTGACATTTCAGACAGCGCCTGTGCGCGAGGCCGTGAGCGACGACCCATGCCTCTCGCGCTG TCTCTCGTGGCGTACGAAAATAGTATGCTGGTGGGCTTCAGCTCCGGCGTCGTTAAGGCGTATTCTGCCTCCGGCCAAGAACAATTCCGATACGACAAGAGCGCGTATCTTTCAACGATGGCAG gcGTTATGTCTCCGGACGGCCCTTTGCTGCTCTTTGGAGGCCCCCGCGGGGCCTTCCACGCCCTCACTCTGCCGCAGTTCgaag aGACAGGGCAGCTGAGCGCccatgaagaaggcgacgtcAAATCaattcttttcctttcttcagaGTTCTTCGTCACATGTGGAGAAGACAGCGTTATCTGCGTCTGGCGATGGGCGAAACCTCAAACGGCCTCCTCGGCTCCCAGCTag